One genomic region from Phragmites australis chromosome 1, lpPhrAust1.1, whole genome shotgun sequence encodes:
- the LOC133886662 gene encoding glyoxylase I 4-like yields the protein MVATTGAEPAQSGGGLPLASLNHISVMCRSLQSSLNFYRDVLGFIPVRRPGSFDFDGAWLFNYGIGIHLLQAEDLESMPPTKTEINPKDNHISFQTCESMEAVQRRLKELGVRYVQRRVEEGGIYVDQLFFHDPDGFMIEVCTCDNLPIVPLVPEGHAILGLQPPAPACKRAVKPLPPPPPAPAAVPVQSPAMASGGSSCIGEVEASIPACAMQV from the exons ATGGTTGCCACGACGGGAGCGGAGCCAGCGCAGAGCGGCGGCGGGCTGCCCCTGGCATCGCTGAACCACATCTCCGTGATGTGCCGGTCGCTCCAGAGCTCCCTAAACTTCTACCGCGACGTCCTCGGCTTCATCCCCGTCCGCCGCCCGGGCTCCTTCGATTTCGACGGCGCATG GCTGTTCAACTACGGCATCGGCATCCATCTGCTGCAGGCGGAGGACCTGGAGAGCATGCCCCCTACGAAGACGGAGATCAACCCCAAGGACAACCACATCTCCTTCCAg ACT TGCGAGAGCATGGAGGCGGTGCAGCGGCGGCTCAAGGAGCTTGGGGTCCGGTACGTGCAGCGGCGCGTGGAGGAGGGCGGCATCTACGTCGACCAGCTCTTCTTCCACGACCCCGACGGCTTCATGATCGAGGTCTGCACCTGCGACAACCTTCCCATCGTCCCCCTCGTGCCGGAGGGCCACGCCATCCTCGGCCTGCAGCCGCCGGCGCCAGCCTGCAAGAGGGCCGTGAaaccgctgccgccgccgcctcctgctCCGGCGGCCGTGCCGGTGCAGTCGCCGGCGATGGCCAGCGGCGGCAGCAGCTGTATTGGCGAGGTCGAGGCGAGCATCCCAGCTTGCGCGATGCAGGTCTGA
- the LOC133922576 gene encoding probable cellulose synthase A catalytic subunit 1 [UDP-forming], translating to MAANAGMVAGSRDGVVTIRHDGDGAAAKQLKNENEQICQICGDTLGLAATGDVFVACNECAFPVCRPCYEYERKEGNQCCPQCKTRYKRHKGSPRVPGDDEEEGVDDLDNEFNYAQGNGKGPQWQLRGQGEDVDLSSSSRHEPHHRIPRLTSGQQISGDIPDASPDRHSIRSPTPSYVDPSIPVPVRIVDPSKDLNSYGVGSVDWKERVESWRVKQEKNMIQVTNKYPAEGKGDIEGTGSNGEDLQMADDARLPLSRIMPISANQINIYRVVIVLRLIILCLFFQYRITHPVRDAYGLWLVSVICEVWFALSWLLDQFPKWHPINRETYLDRLALRYDREGEPSQLAPIDVFVSTVDPLKEPPLITANTVLSILAVDYPVDKVSCYVSDDGSAMLSFESLSETAEFARKWVPFCKKHNIEPRAPEFYFAQKIDYLKDKIQPSFVKERRAMKREYEEFKVRINALVAKAQKIPEEGWTMADGTPWPGNNPRDHPGMIQVFLGHSGGLDTDGNELPRLVYVSREKRPGFQHHKKAGAMNALIRVSAVLTNGAYLLNVDCDHYFNSSKALREAMCFMMDPALGRKTCYVQFPQRFDGIDMHDRYANRNIVFFDINMKGLDGIQGPVYVGTGCCFNRQALYGYDPVLTEADLEPNIIIKSCCGGRKKKDKSYIDTKNCATKRTESSAPIFNMEDIEEGFEGYEDERSLLMSQKSLEKRFGQSPIFIASTFMTQGGIPPSTNPASLLKEAIHVISCGYEDKSEWGKEIGWIYGSVTEDILTGFKMHARGWMSIYCMPLRPCFKGSAPINLSDRLNQVLRWALGSVEILLSRHCPIWYGYNGRLKLLERLAYINTIVYPITSIPLIAYCVLPAICLLTNKFIIPEISNYAGMLFILLFASIFLTGILELQWSGVGIEDWWRNEQFWVIGGTSAHLFAVFQGLLKVLAGIDTNFTVTSKATDDEGDFSELYVFKWTSLIIPPTTVLVINLVGIVAGVSYAINSGYQSWGPLFGKLFFSVWVILHLYPFLKGLMGRQNRTPTIVIVWSILLASIFSLLWVKIDPFISPTQKAVSLGQCGVNC from the exons ATGGCCGCGAACGCGGGGATGGTGGCTGGCTCCCGCGACGGGGTCGTCACGATCCgccacgacggcgacggcgccgcG GCTAAGCAATTGAAAAACGAGAATGAACAAATATGTCAAATCTGCGGTGACACTCTCGGGCTCGCAGCTACGGGCGATGTCTTTGTTGCTTGCAATGAGTGTGCCTTCCCAGTTTGTCGGCCATGTTATGAATATGAGCGCAAGGAGGGGAATCAGTGCTGCCCACAATGCAAGACTAGATACAAGAGGCACAAAG GGAGCCCTCGAGTTCCAggagatgatgaggaggagggtgTTGATGATTTGGATAATGAATTCAACTATGCGCAAGGCAATGGCAAAGGTCCACAGTGGCAGCTGCGAGGGCAAGGAGAAGATGTTGATCTCTCTTCATCTTCTCGACATGAACCACATCATAGGATTCCGCGTCTGACAAGTGGGCAGCAG ATTTCTGGAGATATCCCTGATGCTTCTCCTGATCGCCATTCTATCCGCAGCCCAACACCAAGCTATGTTGATCCAAGCATTCCAG TACCTGTGAGGATTGTGGACCCCTCGAAGGACTTGAATTCTTATGGGGTTGGAAGTGTTGACTGGAAAGAAAGAGTCGAGAGCTGGAGAGTTAAACAGGAGAAAAATATGATACAGGTGACTAATAAATATCCAGCAGAAGGGAAAGGGGATATCGAAGGAACTGGCTCAAATGGTGAAGATCTGCAAAT GGCTGATGATGCACGGCTGCCTCTAAGCCGCATAATGCCTATATCTGCTAATCAGATCAACATATATCGAGTAGTGATCGTTCTCCGGCTTATCATCCTCTGCCTCTTCTTCCAGTATCGTATAACTCATCCAGTGCGTGATGCTTATGGATTGTGGCTTGTCTCTGTTATTTGTGAAGTTTGGTTTGCCTTGTCTTGGCTTCTAGATCAGTTCCCAAAGTGGCATCCTATCAACCGTGAAACTTACCTTGATAGGCTTGCATTGAG ATATGATAGGGAGGGTGAGCCATCTCAGTTGGCTCCAATTGATGTCTTTGTCAGTACGGTGGATCCACTTAAGGAACCTCCTCTAATTACTGCCAATACTGTCTTGTCCATTCTTGCTGTGGATTACCCTGTTGACAAAGTATCATGCTATGTTTCCGATGATGGTTCAGCTATGTTGAGTTTCGAATCACTGTCAGAAACTGCTGAGTTCGCTAGGAAATGGGTTCCCTTTTGCAAGAAACACAACATTGAACCCAGGGCTCCAGAGTTTTACTTTGCTCAAAAGATAGATTACCTGAAGGACAAAATCCAACCATCTTTTGTGAAAGAAAGGCGGGCTATGAAG AGGGAGTACGAAGAATTCAAAGTACGGATCAATGCCCTTGTAGCAAAAGCACAAAAAATACCTGAAGAAGGCTGGACCATGGCTGATGGCACTCCTTGGCCTGGGAATAACCCAAGAGATCATCCGGGAATGATCCag GTATTCTTGGGGCACAGTGGTGGGCTTGACACTGATGGAAATGAGTTGCCACGTCTCGTTTATGTTTCTCGTGAAAAGAGGCCAGGTTTCCAGCATCACAAGAAGGCTGGTGCCATGAATGCTTTG ATTCGCGTATCTGCTGTCCTGACAAATGGTGCTTATCTTCTTAATGTGGATTGTGACCACTACTTCAATAGCAGCAAAGCTCTTAGAGAAGCTATGTGCTTCATGATGGATCCAGCGCTAGGAAGGAAAACTTGCTATGTCCAGTTTCCACAAAGATTTGATGGTATAGACATGCATGATCGATATGCAAACCGGAACATTGTCTTCTTTGAT ATTAACATGAAGGGTTTAGATGGCATTCAAGGCCCTGTGTATGTGGGAACAGGTTGCTGTTTCAATAGGCAGGCCTTGTATGGCTATGATCCTGTGTTGACTGAAGCTGATTTGGAGCCGAACATTATCATTAAAAGTTGCTGTGGTGGCagaaagaagaaggacaagagctATATTGATACCAAAAACTGTGCTACGAAGAGAACAGAATCTTCAGCTCCTATCTTCAACATGGAAGACATAGAAGAGGGTTTTGAAG GTTATGAGGATGAAAGGTCACTGCTTATGTCCCAGAAGAGCTTGGAGAAACGCTTTGGCCAGTCCCCAATTTTTATTGCATCCACCTTCATGACTCAAGGTGGCATTCCACCTTCAACAAACCCAGCTTCCCTGCTAAAAGAAGCCATCCATGTCATTAGCTGTGGATACGAGGACAAGTCAGAATGGGGGAAAGAG ATTGGATGGATATATGGCTCTGTTACTGAGGATATTCTAACTGGGTTCAAAATGCATGCAAGAGGTTGGATGTCCATCTACTGCATGCCACTTCGGCCTTGCTTCAAGGGTTCTGCTCCAATTAACCTTTCCGATCGTCTCAACCAAGTGCTACGTTGGGCTCTTGGTTCAGTTGAAATTCTTCTTAGCAGACACTGTCCTATCTGGTATGGTTACAATGGAAGGCTAAAGCTTCTGGAGAGACTGGCCTACATAAACACCATTGTTTATCCAATTACATCCATTCCACTAATAGCCTACTGTGTGCTTCCTGCTATCTGTCTGCTCACCAACAAATTCATTATTCCCGAG ATTAGCAATTATGCTGGAATGTTGTTCATTCTGCTTTTTGCTTCCATCTTTCTCACTGGTATATTGGAGCTTCAATGGAGTGGTGTTGGTATTGAGGACTGGTGGAGAAATGAGCAGTTTTGGGTCATTGGTGGCACCTCTGCACATCTGTTTGCTGTGTTCCAAGGTCTACTAAAAGTGTTGGCAGGGATTGACACAAACTTCACGGTTACATCAAAGGCAACTGATGATGAGGGTGATTTTTCTGAGTTATACGTGTTCAAGTGGACAAGTCTTATAATTCCCCCAACCACCGTGCTTGTGATTAACCTGGTGGGTATAGTGGCAGGAGTATCTTACGCTATTAACAGTGGCTACCAGTCCTGGGGTCCGCTTTTCGGGAAGCTTTTCTTCTCAGTCTGGGTGATCCTCCATCTTTACCCTTTCCTAAAGGGTCTCATGGGGAGGCAGAACCGCACACCAACCATTGTCATCGTTTGGTCCATCCTCCTCGCTTCCATCTTCTCATTGCTGTGGGTGAAGATCGATCCTTTCATATCACCTACTCAGAAAGCTGTTTCCCTTGGGCAATGCGGTGTAAACTGCTGA